The following are from one region of the Sorghum bicolor cultivar BTx623 chromosome 2, Sorghum_bicolor_NCBIv3, whole genome shotgun sequence genome:
- the LOC110433000 gene encoding peroxidase 2-like, translating into MMESSSRLSLLVVAILALATAATAQLSSTFYDTSCPKALATIKSAVTAAVNNEARMGASLLRLHFHDCFVDASLETLALAWIFEKLQSHI; encoded by the coding sequence ATGATGGAGTCGTCTTCTCGCCTCAGCTTGCTTGTGGTCGCGATCTTGGCGCTGGCCACGGCGGCCACCGCGCAGCTGTCGTCGACGTTCTACGACACGTCGTGTCCCAAGGCTCTGGCCACCATCAAGAGCGCGGTGACGGCCGCGGTTAACAACGAGGCCCGCATGGGCGCTTCCCTGCTCAGGCTGCACTTCCATGACTGCTTCGTTGATGCAAGTCTCGAGACTCTCGCTCTCGCATGGATCTTTGAAAAATTGCAGTCACACATCTAG
- the LOC8078555 gene encoding peroxidase 2, with protein sequence MHVTRFHYVWCVTVQGCDASVLLADTGSFTGEQGAIPNKNSLRGFSVIDSIKTQVEAVCNQTVSCADILAVAARDSVVALGGPSWTVLVGRRDSTTASKDNAERDLPPPSFDLANLTRSFANKNLSVTDMVALSGGHTIGQAQCRFFRDHIYNDTNINSAFAASLQANCPRPANGSGDSTLAPLDAASPTAFDNAYFSNLMSHKGLLHSDQQLFNGGSTDSTVRSFASSASAFSNAFATAMVNMGNIAPKTGSQGQIRVTCSKVNS encoded by the exons ATGCATGTGACCAGATTTCACTACGTGTGGTGTGTGACTGTGCAGGGCTGTGACGCATCTGTTCTGCTGGCGGACACGGGGAGCTTCACCGGCGAGCAGGGGGCGATTCCGAACAAGAACTCGCTGAGAGGCTTCAGCGTCATCGACAGTATCAAGACGCAGGTGGAGGCCGTGTGCAACCAGACCGTCTCCTGCGCTGAcatcctcgccgtcgccgcccgtGACTCCGTCGTGGCG CTGGGAGGGCCGTCATGGACTGTTCTTGTAGGAAGAAGGGACTCCACCACTGCAAGCAAGGACAATGCAGAACGAGACCTGCCACCTCCTTCTTTCGATCTCGCCAACCTCACCCGGTCATTCGCAAACAAGAATCTCAGCGTCACCGACATGGTTGCTCTCTCGG GGGGGCACACGATCGGGCAGGCGCAGTGCCGCTTCTTCCGCGACCACATCTACAACGACACCAACATCAACTCCGCATTCGCGGCGTCGCTGCAGGCCAACTGCCCCCGGCCGGCCAACGGCAGCGGCGACTCCACGCTGGCGCCGCTGGACGCGGCGTCGCCCACCGCATTCGACAACGCCTACTTCAGCAACCTGATGTCGCATAAGGGCCTCCTGCACTCCGACCAGCAGCTCTTCAACGGCGGCAGCACGGATAGCACGGTCAGGAGCTTCGCGTCCAGCGCGTCCGCCTTCAGCAACGCCTTCGCGACGGCCATGGTGAACATGGGGAACATCGCCCCCAAGACAGGGTCCCAGGGACAGATAAGGGTCACCTGCTCCAAGGTCAACTCCTAA